The Candidatus Obscuribacter sp. genome has a segment encoding these proteins:
- a CDS encoding FAD-binding oxidoreductase: MTVSLWMAEDSGESSVRQALEFDVAIIGGGVMGASAAQYIAERNGKSTRPLKVVLIESGHIASGASGRNGGFVLRGIHTYYDTCIQKYGRDTARLIYQMGEQSQKLIRDFIESRAIDIEYDPCGSYILASSLEELEDLSRSAKAMQEDGFELSLCSEDPLDRGFYGAIHNPGDFGVNPVKFVRALLAASDCELLQNQAIASIEINNGSAAVSTTNYQINVPHVLMATNAYTAQLEPLLSDFIKPVRGQMMATAPLKKRLVDKLCYANYGFEYFRQLPCLRMLIGGSRQHFIDDEVGFEDVVTRPLQGVLEHYFKEHFGEAAGAQIQHRWSGVMAATADGLPLVGALPQQKVLHYLAGCNGHGLGYSMALSRLACDVMLDGADAGCFAAARALTGTKQQNRHLAKLSTGP; the protein is encoded by the coding sequence ATGACTGTATCTCTTTGGATGGCTGAAGATTCTGGGGAAAGCAGTGTGAGGCAAGCTCTGGAGTTTGATGTTGCCATCATCGGTGGTGGCGTAATGGGGGCCAGTGCCGCTCAATATATTGCCGAGCGTAACGGCAAAAGTACCCGCCCGCTCAAAGTGGTCTTAATCGAGAGTGGTCATATTGCCAGTGGCGCATCTGGGCGCAATGGTGGCTTTGTCCTGCGTGGTATCCATACTTATTACGATACCTGCATCCAAAAATACGGCAGAGACACAGCTAGGCTGATTTATCAAATGGGTGAACAAAGCCAGAAGTTAATTAGAGACTTTATCGAGAGCCGTGCTATCGATATCGAATACGATCCTTGCGGCTCTTACATACTGGCGTCATCACTGGAAGAACTGGAAGATCTCTCGCGCTCTGCTAAAGCTATGCAAGAAGACGGCTTTGAATTAAGCCTATGCAGCGAAGATCCATTAGACAGGGGCTTTTATGGCGCTATCCATAATCCAGGTGACTTTGGCGTCAATCCAGTCAAATTTGTCCGAGCCCTTTTAGCCGCCAGTGATTGCGAGCTCTTGCAAAACCAGGCTATTGCATCTATAGAGATAAACAACGGGTCAGCCGCTGTGAGCACGACTAACTATCAAATTAACGTGCCGCATGTACTTATGGCTACAAATGCCTATACAGCTCAGTTGGAGCCACTGCTCAGTGACTTTATCAAACCGGTGCGTGGCCAAATGATGGCTACCGCTCCTCTCAAAAAGCGGCTGGTGGACAAGCTTTGCTATGCCAACTATGGCTTTGAATACTTTAGACAGCTGCCCTGTTTGCGCATGCTCATCGGCGGCTCCCGGCAGCATTTTATAGATGATGAAGTGGGCTTTGAAGATGTAGTGACCAGACCCCTGCAAGGTGTCCTGGAGCACTATTTTAAAGAGCATTTTGGCGAGGCCGCCGGAGCCCAGATACAGCACCGCTGGTCTGGTGTGATGGCCGCAACTGCTGATGGCTTACCTCTAGTGGGAGCTTTGCCTCAGCAAAAGGTGCTGCACTATCTGGCTGGCTGTAATGGTCACGGCCTGGGTTACAGCATGGCCTTGAGCCGCCTAGCCTGTGATGTGATGCTGGACGGGGCTGATGCCGGTTGCTTTGCTGCTGCCAGAGCGCTGACTGGCACTAAACAGCAAAACCGGCACCTAGCAAAGCTAAGTACCGGTCCTTGA